A single window of Aphidius gifuensis isolate YNYX2018 linkage group LG1, ASM1490517v1, whole genome shotgun sequence DNA harbors:
- the LOC122860143 gene encoding activin receptor type-2A-like has protein sequence MSVKYFILCFFIASTTGYAIRNELGLTEDIPETKICEVYSQANNCTESKPECFTQQNCDTKQKQNCLTVWTLIKETNKPLLKFKSCFPAKYPTKYLKTKECTATSDVDIPRYSCYCDGDLCNKGLTWIPPIPETKSSTPASPASTQQPKSGYIRYTIAFIIVVISVGLFVILVLNHGRKKKCNDDDEDEKKQILEIIGSPNLPMDLNTIKKIEIIGNGCYGTIWKGQFDKNTVAIKICPEQSKDVWKNELNTFKTPQLKHDNILNFIGGNPYYSNDKPEYWIITDYHENGSLYDYIKKNILNVNEMCKIAETMVKGVRHLHSEIPGNMAYGYKPAIAHRDFKSQNVLIKSDKSACIADFGFAIEFEPGNVCSNVHVQVGTARYMAPEALEGAMTFTRDSFLRIDMYAVGLVIWELMTRCDVLGTPVGEYKHPYEEEVGPHPKINTILPIVAGEKRRPVIPRAWRNHPLLAVYCETIEECWDDDAEARLSASCVLERLINVRNLTKQNSLSSSTNNIEDTSV, from the exons atgagtgtcaaatattttattttgtgttttttcatTGCATCAACAACAg GATATGCAATTAGAAATGAACTGGGTCTAACAGAGGATATACCAGAGACAAAAATATGTGAAGTATATTCTCAAGCAAATAATTGTACAGAATCAAAACCAGAATGTTTTACACAACAAAATTGTGacacaaaacaaaaacaaaattgtttaACTGTTTGGACTTTAATCAAAGAAACTAATAAgccattattaaaattcaag agctGTTTTCCAGCAAAATatccaacaaaatatttaaaaacaaaagaatgtACAGCAACATCTGATGTAGATATACCAAGATACAGTTGTTATTGTGATGGTGATTTATGTAACAAAGGACTAACATGGATTCCACCAATACCAGaaacaaaatcatcaacacCAGCATCACCAGCATCAACTCAACAACCAAAAAGTGGATATATACGTTATACAAttgcatttattattgttgtaataTCAGTTGGATTATTTGTTATTCTTGTATTAAAtcatggaagaaaaaaaaaatgtaacgatgatgatgaagatgaaaaaaaacaaatacttgaaataattggATCACCAAATTTACCAATggatttaaatacaattaaaaaaattgaaattattggtAATGGATGTTATGGAACAATTTGGAAAggacaatttgataaaaatacagtTGCTATTAAAATATGTCCTGAACAGTCAAAAGACGTAtggaaaaatgaattaaatacatttaaaactCCACAATTAaaacatgataatatattaaattttattggtgGTAATCCTTATTATTCTAATGATAAACCAGAGTACTGGATTATAACTGATTATCATGAAAATGGATCACTCtatgattatattaaaaaaaatatattaaatgttaatGAGATGTGTAAAATTGCTGAGACAATGGTTAAAGGTGTTCGTCATTTACACTCTGAAATACCAGGTAATATGGCATATGGATATAAACCAGCAATTGCACATCGTGATTTTAAATCacaaaatgttttaattaaatctgATAAATCTGCTTGTATTGCTGATTTTGGTTTTGCTATTGAATTTGAACCTGGTAATGTTTGCAGCAATGTTCATGTTCAg gtTGGTACTGCAAGATACATGGCACCAGAAGCACTGGAAGGTGCAATGACATTTACAAGAGATTCATTTCTAAGAATTGATATGTATGCAGTTGGACTTGTCATCTGGGAATTGATGACTCGATGTGATGTTCTAGGa acaCCAGTTGGAGAATATAAACATCCATATGAGGAAGAAGTTGGTCCACatccaaaaattaatacaatctTGCCAATTGTTGCAGGCGAAAAAAGAAGACCTGTTATTCCAAGAGCATGGCGAAATCATCCG CTGTTGGCAGTTTATTGTGAAACAATTGAAGAATGCTGGGACGATGATGCAGAGGCAAGATTATCAGCCTCTTGTGTTTTAGAAAGACTGATAAATGTTAGAAATTTAACgaaacaaaattcattatcatcatcaacaaataatattgaagatacttcagtttaa
- the LOC122860168 gene encoding SRR1-like protein encodes MSGCSETTKFQVVSRKKRHGRKQHLDHSLDLSKKSNQPEINIDHLVQKITDAVVTIKNSPYKKILLKGLKDSLKTLNVDVVPIIVCYGLGNFSENKCAQYQLAALLTMQSLYESKVHIYDPVFYSKEIEVLKKFGLLIIDNNEVGIRKSGDNLTLFYMPHCFKGLVANVIYANWQIDLLNNCILLTNSFNEMADDVVTDDKQVKDSVELIKKIHPFTTEFVLDESFDNAPDAFHCTSIHVFSMDKLSMVPGDFWKPLIAPPFNQNEIDHEKRQD; translated from the exons ATGTCAGGCTGTTCAGAGACAACGAAATTTCAAGTtgtatcaagaaaaaaaagacatggtCGAAAACAACATCTTGATCATTCATTGGATTTATCGAAAAAGTCAAATCAAccagaaataaatattgaccATCTTGTCCA aaaaataacagATGCAgttgtaacaataaaaaattctccatacaaaaaaatactactgAAAGGCTTGAAGGATTCATTGAAGACACTGAATGTTGATGTTGTTCCAATAATTGTTTGTTATGGTTTGGGAAATTTTTCAGAAAATAAATGTGCTCAATATCAATTAGCAGCTTTATTAACAATGCAATCATTGTATGAAAGTAAAGTACATATTTATGATCCAGTATTTTATTCTAAAGAAAtagaagtattaaaaaaatttggattattaataattgataataatgaagttGGTATACGTAAATCTGgtgataatttaacattattttatatgccaCATTGTTTTAAAGGTCTTGTTGCAAATGTTATTTATGCAAATTGgcaaattgatttattaaataattgtatattattgaCAAATAGTTTTAATGAAATGGCTGATGATGTTGTAACTGATGATAAACAAGTTAAAGATTcagttgaattaattaaaaaaatacatccaTTTACAACGGAATTTGTGCTTGATGAAAGCTTTGATAATGCACCAGATGCATTTCATTGTACGTCAATTCATGTATTTTCAATGGATAAACTTAGTATGGTACCTGGAGATTTTTGGAAACCACTTATTGCACCACCATTTAATCAGAATGAAATTGATCATGAAAAGAGACAAGACTGA
- the LOC122860141 gene encoding LOW QUALITY PROTEIN: LIM/homeobox protein Lhx3 (The sequence of the model RefSeq protein was modified relative to this genomic sequence to represent the inferred CDS: inserted 1 base in 1 codon) — translation MSSSIQQSSNGQQIHNSHHSVGGLPSLTSGSIIMPRPPLPSSLPPTLSQQQQQPPAPPPPPLPLPLPPPSSSSSLSLSSVPANISILGNNIQPPPSHRHDNNDMSDVPPNSDVLLALLARNKNLEASIPKCGGCQEAILDRYVLRVLERCWHARCLTCRDCGARLTDKCFARNGHVFCKDDFFKRFGTKCAGCGQGLAPSQVVRRAQELVYHLTCFSCALCSRQLDTGDEFYLMEDRKLVCKPDYEAKAKEMADGGSIDGDQPNKRPRTTITAKQLETLKLAYNNSPKPARHVREQLSQDTGLDMRVVQVWFQNRRAKEKRLKKDAGRTRWSQYFRNMKGSGGHSPRHDKLLDKDELKVDLDSSFGHHDLSNDSYGTVVNMGLEGDGSSPGGGGIGNGIGGPPRSYLGASTPPYLSTSRSPSLPPQFPYPSDNGLSVYTTLGGPGGMVPGPASDLSNESSGGGGGGGGGGGYPDFPPSPDSWLGEXTSTSSSSSTLFNITHPKNLSNNEYRLEKKILIFNETTPQSSRNY, via the exons atgtCATCATCAATACAACAATCATCAAATGGACAACAAATACATAATTCTCATCATTCTGTTGGTGGTTTACCTTCATTGACATCTGGATCTATTATTATGCCAAGACCACCATTACCATCATCATTACCTCCAACATtatcacaacaacaacaacaaccaccaGCACCGCCACCACCGCCACTACCACtaccattaccaccaccatcatcatcatcatctttatcattatcatctgtACCTGCAAATATTTCAATACTTGGCAATAATATACAGCCACCACCATCACATCGTCATGACAACAATGATATGTCTGATGTACCACCAAATTCTGATGTTTTACTTGCACTACTTGCCAGAAATAAAAACCTTGAGg CATCAATTCCAAAATGTGGTGGATGTCAAGAGGCAATATTAGATAGATATGTGCTGAGGGTACTTGAAAGGTGTTGGCATGCAAGATGTCTAACATGTCGTGATTGTGGTGCACGTTTAACTGACAAATGTTTTGCTCGAAATGGTCATGTTTTTTGCAAGGatgattttttcaa ACGTTTTGGAACAAAATGTGCTGGCTGTGGCCAAGGATTGGCCCCATCACAGGTCGTTAGAAGAGCCCAAGAATTAGTATATCATCTAACATGTTTTTCATGTGCATTATGCTCACGACAACTTGATACTGGTGATGAATTTTATCTAATGGAAGATCGTAAACTTGTTTGTAAACCAGATTATGAAGCAAAAGctaaag aaaTGGCAGATGGTGGTAGTATTGATGGTGATCAACCAAATAAAAGACCACGTACAACAATAACagcaaaacaattagaaacATTAAAACTTGCATATAATAATAGTCCAAAACCAGCAAGACATGTTAGAGAACAATTATCACAAGATACTGGTCTAGACATGCGTGTTGTCCAAGTTTGGTTTCAAAACAg gagAGCAAAGGAGAAGAGACTGAAAAAAGATGCAGGAAGAACAAGATGGTCACAATATTTCCGCAATATGAAAGGTTCTGGTGGACATTCACCAAGACATGATAAACTTCTAGACAAAGATGAGCTCAAGGTTGACCTTGATTCCTCCTTTGGCCATCATg atTTGAGTAATGATAGTTATGGAACAGTTGTTAATATGGGCTTAGAAGGTGATGGTTCAAGtcctggtggtggtggtattgGCAATGGTATTGGTGGACCACCAAGAAGTTACCTTGGTGCATCAACACCCCCTTATTTATCAACGTCCAGATCACCGTCCTTACCACCACAATTTCCATATCCATCAGACAATGGACTTTCTGTCTACACTACActtg gtGGACCCGGTGGCATGGTACCAGGACCAGCATCAGACCTAAGCAATGAATCAAGTGGCGGTGGTGgaggtggaggtggtggtggcggTTATCCTGATTTTCCACCATCACCTGATTCTTGGCTTGGTG CCACCTCAacatcctcatcatcatccacACTATTCAACATAACCCATccgaaaaatttatcaaacaacgAGTAtcgtctagaaaaaaaaatacttatattTAACGAAACAACGCCACAATCatcaagaaattattaa